Proteins encoded within one genomic window of Macrobrachium nipponense isolate FS-2020 chromosome 8, ASM1510439v2, whole genome shotgun sequence:
- the LOC135222708 gene encoding uncharacterized protein LOC135222708, which translates to MTLLRGFLYADLIEAENLPDCDTAFFNIDPKDLSDPFAQIKLGTSIICKTDFVNNDANPKWQESYRIPVCHVADKLQVQVLDKDHVSAELLGEVTIRVEDLLDGETLEGWYPLTGCEGRINLKLNYVPKEAIEATFEVPDCYFELREGCKVTPYQDAHCPPLPIFESIPTASGETYDAPCAWTDLYKALNNAQRLIYVTGWSVYTETILVRGGDDCDHEGKGETVGELLKRKASEGVRVLIMVWNEKMSNGVTQGFMGTHDEETRSYFEGSDVEVAVVPRVRLLGGLTSFFQNQFAQTCYTHHQKTVILDVPPLEGEELPRLQAFVGGLDITNGRYDTPEHELFRTLQNLHQGDFYNGVTTTTNEEGPREPWHDIHCRLDGPIVLDVLTNFTERWGQQVLDRHSRLLSISNEEFLLDAPAVCDEGSLWNAQLFRSITSDSALFDFDKVSTIPKRKGKYVDDSIHRAYIHNIRRADSFLYIENQYFLGSAYSWNDEQGTKAHHLIPQEIAQRIVEKINAGQHFTAYIVVPMFPEGDPVSGPVQEILHWQHRTMEMMYRDIARAIEANELDTHPRDYLSFFCLGKGECPDEIPEDLPAPQPGTPASVLREQARLMIYVHSKMMIVDDDYILIGSANINQRSMGGTRDSEVAVGCFQPLHMREVCGEPRGAVHEFRMSLWAEHLNGVEEVHHNPGTIECMRAVNVAADDNWSAYAGTEPCKVDGHLMRYPVEVCQDGSVIALIGCENFPDTKAPVLGAPNYLPDKLTT; encoded by the coding sequence ATGACTTTGCTAAGAGGATTCTTGTATGCTGACCTCATTGAGGCAGAAAACCTTCCTGATTGTGATACAGCATTTTTCAACATTGATCCAAAGGATCTATCTGATCCTTTTGCACAAATCAAATTAGGTACAAGTATTATCTGCAAGACAGATTTTGTTAACAATGATGCGAACCCAAAATGGCAGGAATCATACAGGATACCAGTTTGCCATGTTGCTGATAAATTACAGGTACAAGTCCTGGATAAAGATCATGTATCTGCTGAGTTGTTGGGTGAGGTTACTATACGAGTGGAAGATCTCTTGGATGGTGAAACTTTGGAAGGGTGGTACCCTCTTACTGGATGTGAGGGCCgaattaatttgaaattgaattaTGTTCCTAAAGAAGCTATTGAAGCAACTTTTGAAGTGCCTGACTGTTACTTTGAACTCCGAGAAGGTTGTAAAGTCACTCCTTATCAGGATgctcactgtcccccactaccaatttttgaaagtatacCAACTGCCAGTGGTGAAACATATGATGCCCCTTGTGCATGGACTGACTTATATAAGGCATTGAATAATGCCCAGAGGCTTATTTATGTTACTGGGTGGAGTGTTTATACAGAGACAATATTGGTAAGAGGTGGTGATGATTGTGACCATGAAGGCAAAGGGGAAACTGTAGGAGAACTATTAAAAAGGAAGGCAAGCGAAGGGGTTCGTGTTCTTATCATGGTGTGGAATGAAAAGATGAGTAATGGTGTGACCCAAGGTTTTATGGGAACCCATGATGAAGAGACAAGAAGTTATTTTGAGGGCAGTGACGTTGAGGTAGCTGTTGTTCCAAGGGTGAGATTATTAGGAGGTTTGACATCATTCTTTCAAAATCAGTTTGCGCAGACTTGTTACACACATCATCAAAAAACAGTAATTTTAGATGTTCCCCCTCTGGAAGGAGAAGAATTACCCAGGCTTCAGGCTTTTGTAGGTGGTCTTGACATCACAAATGGAAGATATGATACCCCAGAGCATGAACTATTTAGAACTTTACAGAATTTGCACCAAGGGGACTTCTATAATGGAGTTACTACTACAACAAATGAGGAAGGGCCCCGTGAGCCTTGGCATGATATTCATTGTCGATTAGATGGGCCAATAGTCCTGGATGTTCTTACCAATTTCACTGAGCGTTGGGGACAGCAGGTGTTAGATAGACATTCCCGTTTGCTGTCAATTTCAAATGAAGAGTTTCTTCTTGATGCCCCTGCAGTTTGTGATGAAGGGTCCTTGTGGAATGCCCAGCTGTTCAGGTCAATCACTTCAGATTCAGCTCTCTTTGATTTTGATAAGGTTTCTACCATCCCCAAAAGGAAGGGAAAATATGTAGATGACAGCATACATCGGGCCTACATTCACAACATTAGACGTGCTGACAGTTTCCTTTATATTGAAAATCAGTATTTCCTTGGGTCTGCATATAGCTGGAATGATGAACAGGGTACCAAAGCACATCATCTAATACCACAAGAAATTGCTCAGCGCATTGTTGAGAAGATCAATGCTGGGCAGCACTTTACTGCATATATTGTAGTTCCTATGTTTCCTGAAGGGGACCCAGTCAGTGGTCCTGTCCAAGAAATCCTACACTGGCAGCATCGTACAATGGAAATGATGTACCGTGATATAGCCCGGGCTATTGAAGCAAATGAACTGGACACTCATCCAAGAGATTATCTGTCCTTTTTCTGTTTAGGAaaaggagaatgccctgatgagATCCCTGAAGATCTACCAGCTCCTCAACCTGGTACCCCAGCTAGTGTTCTAAGAGAGCAGGCACGGCTTATGATTTATGTTCATTCAAAAATGATGATTGTGGATGATGACTATATCCTCATAGGCTCAGCAAACATTAATCAGCGTAGTATGGGTGGTACGAGGGATTCAGAAGTTGCTGTTGGATGTTTTCAGCCCCTTCACATGCGAGAAGTTTGTGGAGAGCCACGTGGAGCAGTTCATGAATTTCGGATGTCTCTTTGGGCTGAACATTTGAATGGTGTGGAGGAGGTGCATCACAACCCTGGCACCATAGAATGCATGAGAGCTGTTAATGTAGCAGCTGATGATAATTGGAGTGCCTATGCTGGAACAGAACCGTGTAAAGTTGATGGTCACTTGATGCGCTATCCTGTTGAAGTATGTCAAGATGGTTCGGTTATAGCCTTAATTGGGTGTGAAAATTTCCCAGATACTAAAGCTCCAGTTTTGGGAGCACCTAATTATTTGCCCGACAAGCTAACAACGTAA